From Brachionichthys hirsutus isolate HB-005 chromosome 2, CSIRO-AGI_Bhir_v1, whole genome shotgun sequence, one genomic window encodes:
- the ubiad1 gene encoding ubiA prenyltransferase domain-containing protein 1, whose product MAKEPKQSKVQTFVQCGSNGHDGQRWLTGTDRVPAAGPVSRMARVASDVRQKCAAYVLALRPWSFSASLTPVALGSALAYKLEGSVDLVVLMVCAVAVLVVHGAGNLVNTYYDFTKGIDHKKSDDRTLVDEILATQDVVMFGALLYSLGCLCATLLYFLSTLRLEHLALIYFGGLSSSFLYTGGIGFKYVALGDVVILITFGPLAVMFAHAVQVGYLSVLPLVYAVPLALNTEAILHSNNTRDMDSDKQAGIVTLAILVGPTLSYVIYSLLLFAPYVLFCILATRYTISMALPLLTLPMAFPLEKQFRSRCYAKIPNKTAKLNLLMGLFYVFGIILAPPGSLPLL is encoded by the exons ATGGCCAAAGAGCCGAAGCAAAGCAAAGTGCAAACGTTTGTTCAGTGCGGATCTAATGGTCACGATGGCCAGCGGTGGCTGACGGGCACGGATCGCGTACCGGCCGCCGGCCCCGTGTCGAGGATGGCCCGCGTCGCCTCGGACGTGAGGCAGAAGTGTGCCGCGTACGTGCTGGCGCTGAGGCCGTGGAGCTTCAGCGCCTCGCTCACGCCGGTGGCCCTCGGCAGCGCCTTGGCGTACAAGCTGGAGGGCTCTGTGGACCTGGTCGTCCTGATGGTGTGCGCCGTGGCGGTCCTCGTCGTCCACGGAGCGGGCAACCTCGTGAACACGTACTACGACTTCACCAAAGGGATCGACCACAAAAAGAGCGACGACAGGACTCTGGTGGATGAGATCTTGGCGACGCAGGATGTTGTTATGTTCGGGGCGTTGCTCTACTCGTTGGGGTGCTTGTGTGCGACGCTGCTTTACTTCCTGTCGACCCTCAGGCTGGAGCACCTGGCCCTTATTTACTTCGGGGGACTGTCCAGCTCTTTTTTGTACACGGGAG GTATCGGCTTCAAGTACGTGGCCCTTGGGGACGTGGTTATCCTCATCACCTTTGGCCCGCTGGCGGTCATGTTTGCCCATGCCGTGCAGGTCGGCTACCTGTCGGTGCTGCCGCTGGTGTACGCCGTCCCGCTGGCCCTGAACACCGAAGCCATCCTCCACAGCAACAACACGAGAGACATGGACTCTGACAAGCAGGCGGGCATCGTCACCCTGGCCATCCTTGTGGGGCCCACGCTGTCCTACGTTATCTACAGCCTTTTGCTCTTTGCCCCTTACGTGCTCTTCTGCATCCTCGCCACCCGCTACACCATCAGTATGGCGTTGCCTCTGCTCACGCTCCCCATGGCCTTCCCTCTGGAGAAGCAGTTCCGCAGCCGATGCTACGCTAAGATCCCAAACAAGACGGCCAAGCTTAACCTCCTCATGGGGCTTTTCTATGTGTTTGGCATCATTCTGGCGCCGCCTGGCAGCTTGCCCTTACTGTGA